The Mytilus galloprovincialis chromosome 4, xbMytGall1.hap1.1, whole genome shotgun sequence genome contains a region encoding:
- the LOC143073785 gene encoding uncharacterized protein LOC143073785 encodes MNGIPLNFEWTPGHADIQGNDIADSLAKKGAKDAEKIEEPSEVTRQDIKRAARESVLRKWQNQWESSQRGRNYYNYHQKVCQKIPKDLPSKWSFSITSCLRTGYCEKDYKSKIIPSSDKNCSCGEPETVEHYLLHCSNYEEARERMRTSIYFITGNIHMDLDTLLGIDEEDINRDNRNEILCHL; translated from the coding sequence ATGAATGGAATTCCATTAAATTTTGAATGGACACCTGGTCATGCTGATATCCAAGGAAATGACATTGCTGATTCACTGGCCAAAAAAGGAGCTAAAGATGCTGAAAAAATAGAAGAGCCATCAGAAGTAACCAGGCAGGATATAAAACGTGCAGCAAGAGAAAGTGTTTTAAGAAAATGGCAGAACCAATGGGAATCAAGTCAACGTGGCAGAAATTATTACAACTATCATCAAAAAGTTTGTCAGAAAATACCAAAAGATTTACCATCCAAATGGTCGTTTTCAATTACTAGTTGTTTGAGAACAGGTTATTGTGAAAAAGATTATAAATCCAAAATCATACCATCATCAGACAAAAACTGTTCCTGTGGAGAGCCAGAAACTGTAGAACACTACCTTTTACATTGTTCTAACTATGAGGAGGCTAGAGAGAGGATGAGAACATCTATTTACTTCATTACAGGAAATATACACATGGATTTAGACACCTTATTAGGAATCGATGAAGAAGACATTAATAGAGACAATCGAAATGAGATATTGTGCCATCTGTAA